The proteins below are encoded in one region of Methanofollis aquaemaris:
- a CDS encoding ABC transporter permease translates to MEGGMIFFQFATRNIRLHWLRSFLAVTGVVIGVAAIASMGILGNSLVLSISESLTDVGDTIVITAHTGGGGEGDGPPIAVSGRGVTDRQVNEIKRAAGSNLVIPIMSGSDRFVIGGETTAAPVYGISPTDLPDLLEVTDGTYLRGESGAMVGAILAEDYDLIPGSRLRIGDEEQKLRVTGVLEERGVGFDINPDRAVIVSDEFYQDFYGGEEWDLVIVKVEDLEEIDGIKESIEMQLNRREDEVDVLDTRAILETLLDTFNRISTFTTAIGGISLIVAGVSIFNVMMMSVTERTREIGVIRSIGARQGEVLRIFLYESLILGLVGSAIGAVLSLFGGYLALAVMLEETKFLFEPTSLIAIPYGVAFGIATSLLSGAYPAWKASHLSPIEALRHE, encoded by the coding sequence ATGGAAGGGGGGATGATCTTTTTCCAGTTTGCCACGCGCAACATCAGGCTCCACTGGCTCCGCTCCTTCCTTGCCGTGACCGGAGTGGTCATCGGGGTGGCGGCCATCGCCTCGATGGGCATCCTCGGAAACAGCCTGGTCCTCTCGATCTCAGAGTCCCTCACCGACGTCGGCGACACCATCGTGATCACCGCCCACACCGGCGGCGGGGGAGAAGGAGATGGCCCTCCGATCGCCGTGAGCGGCCGCGGGGTCACCGACCGGCAGGTGAACGAGATCAAGCGGGCCGCCGGGTCCAACCTGGTCATCCCGATCATGAGCGGGAGCGACCGGTTCGTCATCGGCGGGGAGACGACCGCGGCGCCGGTCTACGGGATCAGCCCCACCGACCTCCCCGACCTCCTGGAGGTGACCGACGGCACCTACCTGCGGGGCGAAAGCGGGGCGATGGTCGGCGCCATTCTTGCCGAGGACTACGACCTCATCCCTGGAAGCAGACTCAGGATCGGCGACGAAGAACAGAAACTCCGGGTCACCGGCGTCCTCGAAGAGCGGGGCGTTGGCTTCGACATCAACCCCGACCGTGCGGTCATCGTCTCCGACGAGTTCTACCAGGACTTCTACGGCGGCGAAGAGTGGGACCTCGTCATCGTGAAGGTGGAGGATCTCGAAGAGATCGACGGCATCAAAGAATCGATCGAGATGCAACTCAACCGGCGCGAGGACGAGGTGGACGTCCTCGACACCAGGGCGATCCTCGAAACCCTCCTCGACACCTTCAACCGGATCTCGACTTTCACCACCGCGATCGGCGGCATCTCACTTATCGTCGCCGGCGTCTCCATCTTCAACGTGATGATGATGTCGGTGACCGAACGGACCCGCGAGATCGGGGTGATCCGCTCCATCGGTGCCAGACAGGGGGAAGTGCTCCGGATCTTCCTGTACGAGTCCCTCATCCTCGGACTCGTCGGGAGCGCCATCGGCGCCGTCCTCAGTCTCTTCGGCGGCTACCTCGCCCTCGCGGTCATGCTCGAAGAGACCAAATTCCTCTTCGAGCCCACCAGCCTCATCGCCATCCCGTACGGCGTGGCCTTCGGCATCGCCACCAGTCTCCTCTCAGGGGCCTACCCCGCATGGAAGGCCTCGCACCTCAGCCCCATCGAGGCGTTGCGCCATGAATGA
- a CDS encoding FAD-dependent oxidoreductase, translating into MIVVIGGGPAGRFAAARLGQAGREVTLVEREAIGGQCLNSGCMQVCALNDAARTMERVGDFAAAGVLEGVLHLEFPALLREMGEVQSKIRTVLDRETRAAGVEVRYGATARVDGRRIFIDDEEVEAEAVVIATGSAPAVPALPGTDLPGVYTSRTLRTMPALPERLVIAGGGVSAAEFAYIFSRLGSQVTLLARREFLGDLDPRLRRLALKELSGVEVREHTPLTAIIGSDRVEGAAFGGAAPGECQADAVLLAVGLVPQTSMVIGVEKGPRGEIVVDDRMQTSVPDVYAAGDAAGPPYLTPLARLQGVVAAENILGREMNYAPKAVPQALALANDLAFCDDGDDGIALSLPAPAGPGSFWSVPKGDTGLGTVLVDPETGALRGIWAASPGAGITATYLAEAMRQNKTVFDLEDLIDVHPLAEGVHGLFAQAARAIRERKAETEDPKTNPGER; encoded by the coding sequence ATGATCGTCGTCATCGGAGGGGGTCCAGCCGGGCGGTTCGCGGCCGCCAGGCTTGGTCAGGCCGGGCGTGAGGTGACGCTGGTCGAGCGGGAGGCCATCGGGGGGCAGTGCCTTAACTCGGGGTGCATGCAGGTCTGCGCCCTCAACGACGCCGCACGGACGATGGAGCGAGTAGGGGACTTCGCAGCGGCCGGAGTGCTGGAAGGCGTCCTGCACCTGGAGTTTCCCGCGCTGCTCCGCGAGATGGGAGAGGTCCAGAGTAAGATCAGAACCGTCCTCGACAGGGAGACGCGGGCCGCAGGCGTCGAGGTCCGCTATGGGGCGACGGCCAGGGTCGACGGGCGCCGGATCTTCATCGACGACGAAGAGGTCGAGGCCGAGGCGGTCGTCATCGCGACCGGGTCCGCGCCCGCGGTCCCGGCGCTCCCCGGCACCGATCTGCCGGGGGTCTACACTTCCCGCACGCTTCGCACGATGCCGGCCCTCCCTGAGCGTCTTGTCATCGCGGGCGGCGGGGTCTCGGCGGCTGAGTTCGCATACATCTTCAGCCGACTCGGGAGCCAGGTCACGCTCCTTGCTCGGCGGGAATTCCTCGGCGACCTCGACCCCCGCCTCAGGCGACTGGCCCTCAAAGAACTCTCCGGCGTCGAGGTGCGGGAGCATACCCCGCTCACCGCGATCATCGGCAGCGATCGGGTGGAAGGTGCGGCGTTCGGCGGCGCGGCGCCGGGAGAGTGCCAGGCCGATGCCGTCCTCCTGGCCGTCGGGCTCGTGCCCCAGACCTCGATGGTCATCGGTGTGGAGAAGGGGCCCCGCGGGGAGATCGTCGTCGACGACCGGATGCAGACCTCGGTCCCGGACGTCTATGCCGCGGGCGACGCCGCCGGCCCGCCGTACCTCACCCCTCTCGCCCGTCTCCAGGGGGTGGTCGCGGCGGAGAACATCCTCGGCCGTGAGATGAATTACGCCCCGAAAGCCGTACCACAAGCCCTCGCCCTCGCAAACGACCTCGCCTTCTGCGACGACGGCGACGACGGCATCGCCCTCTCCCTCCCGGCCCCGGCAGGCCCGGGTTCCTTCTGGTCGGTCCCGAAGGGCGATACCGGTCTCGGTACGGTTCTCGTTGACCCTGAGACCGGGGCGCTCCGCGGCATCTGGGCGGCCTCGCCTGGCGCCGGGATCACCGCCACCTACCTCGCAGAGGCAATGAGGCAGAATAAGACCGTCTTCGACCTCGAAGACCTTATCGACGTCCACCCACTCGCCGAAGGTGTTCACGGCCTCTTCGCCCAGGCAGCGAGGGCGATCAGGGAGCGGAAGGCAGAAACAGAGGACCCGAAAACCAACCCAGGTGAGCGATAA